A genomic window from Algoriphagus sp. Y33 includes:
- a CDS encoding DoxX family protein encodes MDSITKIESWADRHHPKWIDFLRIVLGLFILYKGLLFISDTGALMDLMKNKDLQFFNLGLAHYVAFAHLVGGLLIALGLVTRFAVIFQIPILLVAVFFVNINAGFLSAANNLEFELSLLVLILLIVFLIYGSGKFSLDNYMKEHPRW; translated from the coding sequence ATGGACTCTATAACAAAAATCGAATCATGGGCGGACAGACATCATCCCAAATGGATAGACTTTCTTCGCATAGTATTGGGATTGTTTATTCTGTACAAGGGCCTACTGTTTATTTCCGACACAGGCGCTTTAATGGATCTTATGAAAAATAAGGATCTACAGTTCTTCAATCTGGGATTGGCTCATTACGTAGCCTTTGCCCATTTGGTAGGAGGATTACTAATTGCATTGGGATTGGTGACCAGATTTGCTGTCATTTTCCAAATCCCGATTCTCTTGGTGGCAGTATTCTTTGTCAATATCAACGCAGGATTTCTTTCTGCGGCGAATAATCTGGAGTTCGAACTATCCCTGCTTGTTTTGATCTTACTAATAGTATTCCTCATCTATGGCTCAGGTAAATTCTCCTTGGACAATTACATGAAGGAACATCCCAGATGGTAA
- the mfd gene encoding transcription-repair coupling factor encodes MDRQDFLSIYKSDPIFQTIAHEVSGDDKLTHQIKGLSGSLDMVLLAALFESKGGFHLIVAQDKEEAAYLNSDLQNLLGSDAHMIFPSSFKRAYQFEEIDNANVLMRSEILNQVLEEKGKSRIIITYPEAIYERVINKRSLQENTFSARVGEQVDMEFVSEILASYDFERTDFVYEPGQFAIRGGILDVFSFSNEHPYRLELFGKEIESIRTFDPETQLSIASVDQIALIPNVQTKLLQEVRQSFLGFLPEQTIVWIKDYQLTLDVMDECFHKASLAFDQIVKKTNNTKTVLGPGDLFDKGTDFASASANFSRVEFGKQFYLKNAKQSTWESQPQASFNKNFDLLVTQLSENEKKGVVNILTAENAKQIDRLLGIFSELDPTLQVRSMLLGLREGFEDRQSKIACFTDHQLFERFHRYKTRDKASKSKALTIKELKALHPGDYIVHVDYGVGRFAGLEKVDVAGKMQEAVRLIFRDDDLLYVNIHSLHKISKFSGQEGTVPSMSKLGSPDWENKKSRAKKQVKDIAKDLIALYAKRRSAQGFAFNPDSVLQIELESSFIYEDTPDQAIATQDVKTDMEKTYPMDRLVCGDVGFGKTEVAIRAAFKAVNDRKQVAVLVPTTILAMQHFQTFSERLENFPVKIEYINRFRTAKEIKEIVAQVKTGEIDILVGTHKIVNKDIVFKDLGLLVIDEEQKFGVKVKDQLKNLRVNVDVLTLTATPIPRTLHFSLMGARDLSVIATPPPNRQPVTTEVQTFQEEVIRDAVSYELRRGGQVFFVHNRVGEIDSIANLIMKLVPDARVVGAHGQMDGKKLEKIMVDFIHHEYDVLVSTNIIESGLDIPNANTIIINRAHMFGMSDLHQMRGRVGRSNKKAFCYLLTQPMSGLTAEARKRMQTLEEFSDLGDGFKVAMKDLDIRGAGNLLGAEQSGFISDLGFEMYHKILDEAVQELKENEFAALFETDLAEKVKVLVQDCTIETDLELLIPEEYVANISERLGLYSKLDTIKNEEELMKFSGQLLDRFGPLPDAVKDLMETVRLRWKAEKLGIEKLVLKGGFMKCHLLPSTRDDYYASEIFQKVMRFAQMNSKLCKIKEYKNRLILTLSNVSTISKAQIKLNEMNEA; translated from the coding sequence TTGGATCGTCAGGACTTTCTTTCCATTTATAAATCAGACCCCATTTTTCAGACTATCGCACATGAGGTTTCAGGTGACGATAAGCTTACCCATCAGATAAAAGGCCTATCAGGAAGTTTGGATATGGTTTTACTAGCGGCTCTTTTTGAGTCAAAGGGAGGGTTTCACCTTATTGTGGCACAGGATAAGGAGGAGGCTGCTTATCTGAATTCTGATCTTCAGAATTTGCTGGGCAGTGATGCCCATATGATTTTCCCATCCAGTTTTAAGCGGGCATATCAATTCGAAGAAATTGATAATGCAAATGTTCTGATGCGCTCCGAGATTCTCAATCAAGTGCTGGAGGAAAAAGGGAAATCCCGCATCATCATCACCTATCCTGAGGCTATTTATGAGCGGGTGATCAACAAACGTTCACTACAGGAAAATACGTTTTCGGCTAGAGTCGGAGAGCAAGTGGATATGGAGTTTGTCTCCGAAATCTTGGCCAGCTACGATTTTGAACGGACAGATTTTGTCTATGAACCCGGACAATTTGCCATTCGGGGAGGGATTTTGGATGTGTTTTCATTTTCCAATGAGCACCCCTACAGGCTTGAGCTTTTTGGCAAAGAGATCGAGAGTATCAGGACTTTTGATCCCGAGACGCAACTTTCCATCGCCAGTGTGGATCAAATTGCCCTGATCCCAAACGTACAAACGAAGCTTCTCCAAGAAGTAAGGCAGTCATTTCTGGGTTTTCTTCCTGAGCAAACCATCGTCTGGATCAAGGATTACCAGTTGACACTGGATGTGATGGATGAATGCTTTCACAAGGCTTCCCTAGCTTTCGACCAGATCGTCAAAAAAACCAACAACACTAAAACTGTCCTCGGGCCAGGAGATTTATTTGATAAAGGAACTGACTTTGCGTCGGCATCTGCGAATTTTTCGCGGGTAGAGTTCGGGAAGCAGTTTTATCTGAAAAATGCCAAGCAGTCCACTTGGGAATCGCAGCCACAGGCTTCTTTCAACAAGAATTTTGATTTATTGGTTACCCAACTTTCGGAGAACGAAAAGAAAGGTGTTGTAAACATTCTGACAGCCGAAAATGCCAAGCAAATAGACCGACTGCTGGGTATTTTCAGTGAATTGGATCCGACACTTCAGGTGCGAAGCATGCTTCTAGGATTGCGGGAAGGTTTCGAAGATAGGCAGTCTAAAATTGCCTGCTTTACAGATCATCAGCTTTTTGAACGCTTTCATCGATACAAAACCCGGGATAAAGCCAGCAAATCCAAGGCACTTACGATTAAGGAATTGAAAGCGTTGCATCCGGGAGATTACATCGTACACGTGGATTATGGAGTAGGACGTTTTGCCGGTTTGGAGAAAGTGGATGTGGCAGGCAAAATGCAGGAAGCTGTACGATTGATCTTTAGAGACGATGATTTGCTCTATGTGAACATCCACTCCCTTCATAAAATTTCCAAGTTTTCCGGACAGGAAGGCACAGTACCCTCCATGTCCAAATTGGGCTCTCCTGATTGGGAAAACAAGAAATCCAGGGCTAAGAAGCAAGTCAAGGACATCGCAAAGGATTTGATCGCGCTGTATGCAAAGAGAAGATCAGCACAGGGCTTTGCTTTCAATCCTGATTCTGTACTTCAGATTGAGTTGGAATCTTCCTTTATCTATGAGGACACACCGGATCAGGCAATAGCTACCCAGGATGTAAAAACCGACATGGAAAAGACCTATCCAATGGATAGGCTAGTCTGCGGAGATGTGGGTTTTGGAAAAACTGAAGTAGCCATCCGAGCGGCTTTCAAAGCTGTAAATGACCGAAAGCAAGTGGCCGTTTTGGTACCTACCACCATTCTGGCTATGCAGCATTTCCAGACCTTCAGTGAGCGTCTGGAAAATTTCCCTGTGAAAATCGAGTATATCAATCGCTTTCGTACGGCCAAAGAAATCAAGGAAATCGTAGCGCAGGTAAAAACCGGCGAAATCGACATCCTTGTAGGAACCCATAAGATTGTAAATAAGGATATTGTCTTTAAGGATTTAGGACTATTGGTAATTGATGAAGAGCAGAAATTCGGTGTGAAAGTAAAGGATCAACTGAAAAATCTGCGTGTAAATGTAGACGTGCTGACCCTGACCGCGACACCAATTCCAAGGACCCTGCACTTTTCCCTGATGGGAGCCAGAGATCTATCCGTAATCGCCACTCCTCCACCTAACCGTCAGCCCGTTACCACAGAAGTCCAAACCTTCCAGGAAGAGGTGATCAGGGACGCTGTTTCCTATGAATTAAGGAGAGGCGGGCAGGTTTTCTTTGTGCATAACCGTGTAGGAGAAATTGATTCTATAGCTAATCTGATTATGAAACTCGTGCCGGATGCCCGAGTCGTAGGTGCTCATGGCCAGATGGATGGTAAAAAACTGGAAAAAATCATGGTGGATTTTATCCATCACGAATACGATGTATTGGTTTCTACCAACATCATTGAGTCCGGACTGGATATTCCGAATGCCAATACGATTATTATCAACCGGGCCCACATGTTTGGCATGAGTGATTTGCACCAGATGCGTGGACGTGTAGGCCGGAGCAACAAGAAGGCGTTTTGCTACCTACTTACCCAGCCTATGTCAGGCTTGACGGCAGAGGCCAGAAAGCGTATGCAGACATTGGAGGAATTCTCAGATTTAGGTGACGGCTTCAAAGTGGCAATGAAAGATTTGGATATTCGGGGCGCCGGAAATTTATTGGGAGCCGAGCAAAGTGGTTTCATCTCAGATTTAGGATTTGAGATGTATCACAAGATCCTTGATGAAGCCGTGCAAGAATTGAAGGAGAATGAATTTGCAGCTTTGTTTGAAACTGACTTGGCAGAAAAAGTCAAAGTACTTGTCCAAGACTGTACAATTGAAACTGACCTGGAACTTCTTATTCCCGAAGAATATGTGGCTAATATCAGCGAGCGACTGGGGCTTTATTCCAAACTAGATACCATCAAGAACGAGGAGGAGTTGATGAAATTCTCCGGCCAACTTCTGGATAGATTCGGGCCACTGCCGGATGCCGTGAAAGATTTGATGGAAACTGTACGTTTACGTTGGAAAGCCGAAAAGCTTGGAATTGAGAAGCTTGTATTGAAAGGAGGGTTTATGAAGTGCCATTTACTGCCTTCTACAAGAGATGACTACTATGCTTCGGAGATTTTCCAAAAAGTTATGCGATTTGCACAGATGAATAGTAAACTTTGCAAAATAAAGGAGTACAAGAATCGTTTGATTCTTACATTATCAAATGTTTCTACCATTTCTAAAGCTCAGATTAAGCTGAATGAGATGAACGAAGCATGA
- a CDS encoding DUF885 family protein: protein MKKIYLFLLLCLISNCGFSTELVQTIQTYQADYGALRRLYSNPLSDEYFTRIQKFNQDYLSDLDKVNYNSLSEDGKIDYVLFRNYLEKKLAELAIEKASFGEIAGVLAFAKPLEEFYRGRRRAEKPEPQVLAATWNEVANQVDIQLKNLPSSPKYTSWQKADLAASAIESLSKATGEAYGYYFDYDPMFTWWMPEPWKRLDESMKAYAKALREHYTNSVKDDGSGIIGRPIGRAALEKQLAFEMIAYSPEELIKEAEKQFAWCEKEMLKASNELGFGDDWKAALEMVKESYLAAGEWPAEVIRLAEEATDYVESNDLITVPPLAKESWRTVMISAERQRVSPFFLGGESIQISYPTSEMSHADKMMSMRGNNPHFSRATVHHELIPGHHLQQFMNQRNMTHRRMFGTPFWTEGWALYWEFILWDKDFPRDAKDRVGMLFWRMHRCARIIFSLNYHLEKMTPQECIDLLVDKVGHERANAEAEVRRSFEGSYGPLYQIAYMIGALEFYKMRNEVVNSGKMTEKEFHDLIMSQNAMPVEILRAKVTGQALKKDHKASWRFLD, encoded by the coding sequence ATGAAAAAAATCTACTTATTTCTGCTTTTATGCCTAATCTCCAACTGCGGCTTTTCGACGGAATTGGTACAAACCATTCAGACGTATCAAGCTGATTATGGAGCGTTGAGAAGGCTGTATTCCAATCCGCTTTCCGATGAGTATTTCACCAGAATCCAAAAATTCAACCAAGATTATCTGAGCGATCTGGATAAGGTGAATTACAATTCTCTCTCTGAAGACGGAAAAATTGACTACGTCCTCTTTCGAAACTATCTTGAAAAAAAACTGGCGGAACTGGCGATAGAAAAAGCTTCTTTTGGTGAAATCGCTGGAGTTTTAGCATTTGCTAAGCCTTTGGAAGAGTTTTATCGGGGAAGACGCCGTGCAGAGAAACCTGAACCCCAAGTACTGGCAGCTACTTGGAATGAAGTAGCAAATCAAGTAGACATCCAATTGAAAAACTTGCCTTCCTCACCCAAATACACCAGTTGGCAGAAAGCGGATCTTGCGGCAAGTGCAATAGAATCCTTGAGCAAAGCCACCGGGGAAGCATATGGCTATTATTTCGACTATGATCCTATGTTTACTTGGTGGATGCCCGAACCGTGGAAAAGACTCGATGAAAGTATGAAGGCGTATGCTAAAGCACTACGCGAGCACTATACGAATTCAGTGAAAGACGATGGAAGTGGAATCATAGGAAGACCTATAGGGAGAGCCGCGCTGGAGAAGCAATTGGCATTTGAAATGATCGCCTATAGTCCGGAGGAATTAATCAAAGAAGCGGAAAAGCAGTTTGCCTGGTGCGAAAAAGAGATGCTCAAAGCTTCCAATGAATTGGGGTTTGGCGATGATTGGAAAGCAGCTTTGGAAATGGTGAAAGAATCCTATCTAGCAGCGGGAGAGTGGCCTGCAGAAGTGATCCGATTGGCAGAGGAAGCTACTGACTATGTAGAATCAAACGATCTGATCACTGTACCACCTTTGGCAAAAGAATCTTGGCGGACAGTCATGATCTCTGCTGAGCGCCAACGGGTAAGTCCATTTTTCTTAGGAGGAGAATCCATACAGATTTCTTATCCTACATCCGAGATGAGCCATGCCGATAAAATGATGAGTATGAGGGGAAACAATCCGCATTTCTCAAGAGCGACAGTTCATCATGAACTCATTCCGGGCCATCACCTGCAGCAGTTTATGAACCAGAGGAACATGACACATAGGCGCATGTTTGGAACTCCCTTTTGGACAGAAGGTTGGGCGTTGTATTGGGAGTTTATCCTCTGGGACAAAGATTTTCCCCGGGATGCCAAGGATAGAGTAGGAATGCTTTTCTGGAGAATGCACCGCTGTGCGCGAATCATTTTCTCTCTTAATTACCACTTGGAAAAGATGACCCCTCAAGAGTGCATTGATCTATTGGTGGATAAAGTCGGTCATGAACGTGCAAATGCAGAAGCGGAAGTTCGTCGTTCTTTTGAAGGAAGCTACGGGCCTCTTTATCAGATTGCCTATATGATTGGTGCGCTTGAGTTCTATAAAATGCGCAATGAAGTGGTTAATTCCGGAAAGATGACCGAGAAAGAATTTCATGATCTGATCATGAGCCAAAATGCAATGCCCGTGGAAATACTCAGAGCCAAAGTCACAGGTCAGGCATTGAAAAAAGACCATAAGGCAAGTTGGAGATTTTTGGATTAA
- the gldJ gene encoding gliding motility lipoprotein GldJ gives MRLSNKSWGMWVAALAIVGSSILTSCNKTPGYGRRTANKPGKKSATTGAEFSFDENDSTQFFVAKNAEQIPGPNLKFIQGGRAVLGSQEEDVMAFRDNQERTVTLANFYLDETEITNNDYREYLFDISKKVSADSLLKLEPADNVWAGGAMTFNDMYQSYYFRFPGFNFYPVAGVSWTQANAYAKWRTEYVQEIIREDRGIDSSFSKSQLVERGVALADYRLPTEAEWEYAAKAMIGTQYLDENQEYGRIYPWDGRGLRNPYNVKRKGQQGDFLANFKRGRGDYGGIAGGQRNDGDIIPTNVYDMAPNDFGLYHMAGNMNEWVQDIYRPLSFQDFDDLNPVRNTGVGDEEDTYLTSMLTDELRVYKGGSWRDVAYWLAPGTRRFMHQDSATNHIGFRCAMISIGEKGK, from the coding sequence ATGCGTCTGAGTAACAAATCATGGGGGATGTGGGTAGCAGCTTTGGCAATAGTGGGAAGCTCTATTTTAACCTCTTGTAATAAAACTCCCGGCTATGGTAGAAGAACAGCCAACAAGCCTGGCAAAAAAAGTGCTACTACAGGAGCAGAATTCAGTTTTGATGAAAATGATTCTACTCAATTTTTTGTAGCCAAAAATGCCGAGCAAATCCCTGGACCAAACTTGAAATTTATACAAGGAGGTAGAGCCGTACTGGGTTCTCAGGAAGAGGATGTAATGGCTTTTCGGGATAATCAAGAACGAACGGTGACACTTGCAAACTTCTACTTGGATGAAACCGAAATCACCAATAACGATTACCGTGAGTATTTGTTCGATATCAGTAAAAAGGTGAGTGCAGATTCCCTGCTTAAACTTGAGCCTGCGGACAATGTCTGGGCTGGAGGTGCGATGACTTTCAATGACATGTATCAGTCCTATTACTTTAGATTTCCAGGTTTCAATTTTTACCCGGTGGCCGGTGTATCTTGGACTCAGGCAAATGCATATGCTAAATGGAGAACAGAATACGTACAGGAAATCATCAGAGAAGATAGAGGTATAGATTCCTCATTTTCTAAAAGCCAACTGGTAGAGCGGGGTGTAGCTCTAGCTGACTATAGACTCCCCACTGAAGCGGAATGGGAATACGCTGCCAAGGCAATGATCGGTACCCAGTACTTGGATGAAAATCAAGAATATGGACGAATCTATCCTTGGGATGGCAGAGGTCTTCGTAACCCTTACAACGTAAAAAGAAAAGGTCAACAAGGCGACTTCCTTGCCAACTTTAAAAGAGGCAGAGGTGATTACGGCGGAATCGCAGGTGGACAGAGAAATGACGGAGATATCATTCCCACCAATGTATATGACATGGCTCCAAACGATTTTGGATTATATCATATGGCCGGTAATATGAATGAATGGGTTCAGGATATTTATCGTCCACTGTCTTTTCAAGACTTTGATGACCTTAACCCAGTGAGGAATACAGGAGTAGGTGATGAAGAGGATACTTATCTGACTTCAATGCTTACAGATGAGCTTAGAGTGTATAAGGGAGGTTCATGGAGAGATGTGGCATATTGGCTTGCTCCCGGTACTAGAAGGTTTATGCACCAAGATTCTGCCACCAATCATATCGGATTCAGATGTGCCATGATCTCTATTGGAGAGAAAGGCAAATAA
- a CDS encoding DUF1684 domain-containing protein, translating into MKPVLFLPFTDQTNGGETYGGGRYMGLTIPTGDTIELDFNKAYNPYCAYASGYACPIPPKENDLEVPIRAGVMKSK; encoded by the coding sequence ATGAAACCGGTTCTATTTCTTCCCTTTACTGACCAAACCAACGGCGGGGAAACCTACGGGGGCGGAAGGTATATGGGACTGACAATTCCGACGGGGGATACGATAGAACTTGATTTTAACAAAGCCTACAATCCCTATTGTGCATATGCTAGTGGCTATGCCTGTCCTATACCTCCGAAAGAGAACGATTTAGAAGTTCCCATTAGAGCTGGAGTGATGAAAAGTAAATAA